TATGTTTCCTTGTATTATTACTAATTTCCCAAATTTAGCAGATTTCCTAAAATGTGTTCCTAAGTGTATtgcattcatttttatgttAGTTTAATGAGTTAATAAACAAAGATTTAACTTATGTGTCCAACCCAGTGATTTTATAAGACTCATCCCAATCACACAACTTCCATTTTTCCTTTTACTCCTTTATACACGTAAGTCTAGCTAACATTTCTATGACTCCAGAGTCCACTGCCTACAGCCTATGACAGTGAAAAAGCTTCAATCCCAAAGACCTGATTGAATAATAACTGAATatataaaaagtttttttttaattattattattttgttgtatcttattaataataataataataataataatagttgttattattattattattattagcttgCATGTGCAACTTACAACACTGTTGTTTcacatcatcttcatcatcatcatcatcatcatcatcacagagATCACTTTTTAAGATATGACCTAAGTATTTCACTTTACTCCTCACATCCAAAACtttgtcagctaaataaaaggGTGGAAAGCATTTTTTCCTCCTTAGTTGTAGCAATCACAATAACTCACTCGTTTTAGGGTTAAAAGCAATATTATACTGGGGACTATAACTAGCACAGACTCTAAGTCCCTGCTTCAAACCAGCACTGTAGGGAAACAAAATGAGCCAAATCATCAGTATACATTAAATGATTAATAAGAAGGTTACCCACCATACACGCAgtcttacatttattttacacaACAGAAAGATCATCGAGATACAAATTGAATATAATAGAATAGATAGattcttttgttttatattttaaaaactgaaatgtaaaGTCAGGTTTTACTCATCTTTAAGCcacacaacaaagaaaacattgatAAATGATGTaactggtttttgttttgtttttttggatgtGACTGATTGCAGTTGGTGGCAATGACGTGGAAGGCTACTCCAAAACTGAAGGTGCATGGATTATCTCACTGAATAAACGAACGTATTCAGTTAACACTGTGGCTGACTGTGCCACCAAATGTAACACTGAAACATCTTTCACATGCAAGTAAGTTCACATCTCATTTCGTTCTGTGGATCAAAATGCTGCATATATACAGAAACGGTATGTATATACAAGTAcagttttttccagttttagCTCCTAGTCCTGCCATTATCCATAGGGCTGCATTTTACCCTCTACATCTGCTCCAGTTGTTCCTTTAGCTCCTGGTGGTTTTCAGTTTTCTTGTGCGCCTTCTTCCTTATGTTGCTCTGCACTGGGATTGCCATATCTATCACAACTGTTCCTCATCATTATCTATCTTCAGATGTATTTGTGGATGCTCCATGATTCAGGTTGTGGCTGTGACACTCATTAATCCTTACACTCTTTGCACTGCTTGTAGAACCTGAAGGTGCCTCACAATGCAAGGTGGAGACCCCCATGCACTGTGAGAAGTTTTTGTTTCTTGACATCAGCTGCATCTATTGCCTTCTGTGGCCAGTGTATTGTTCACACTGGGGATCTGATGACCAGTAAGCCTTATGTATTATTGACTGGGATCTTATTCCTACCGCCTTGTACAGTGCAGGAACTCTAATATGGATGTGTGAAGAATTGAGTTTGTAGGTTGTCAATCCAGGCGGTGTTCAGGGTGGTCTGCGTAGTTGTAAAGTTCTGTGGTGCAGCTCTATAGACCAGGAGCTGATTCTTCTGCTGTCAGTTGTTATTTCCAATGCCTTTCTGAGCTATTCTTGTGTATTGACTCATGTTTCTACTCAGTTTAGTTGCTATGATGCTTGAGAGGAGTTTTCGTGTGTCTATGGAAGGTTGCTGTGTTCTGGTCTTACTGTAGGTCCACCAGCCACTTGGCATTGGTGTGGTGTGGCACCTCTTTCTCACAGAGTTCTGTCAGTATTGTTCAGTTTCAACTCTGGGTGGGTCTGGCCCATGTTATTATTCTCTTGTAGTTCAGAGTACGTCCTGGATGGATCTTTGGAGAATAGGCCATTTATTCACTTGGCAGCTGCTTCTCTAGTAGATCTCTTCAGTCTAGTCGCCAAAGCCACAAGCCTTTGTTTGACAGTTTCTAGAGCCTTAGTTATGGACATCTTGCTGTCCCTCTTATTCATTCAGGACTTGTCTCTCATGACATTTTTCTTAACCTCACTTCTTAACATTTGTCCGGACTTCCTtgattttggcttttttttttctccaccgGAGACTTCCTCTACTTGCATCCTTGATCTTATATCCAGGTGCTTCTAAGATTACTGTGGCAGTGGATATGAGCTCATCATCCCCATAATCAGTGATGCTGATGGTGGGGATGGGGTATAAAGCAATGTCACAACATCACATCTGCAAGCATCTCCTCTGATGGGACTGTTTGCCAAGAGACTCATGCTTTTGCTTGGGTGGCTACCTTGGCTACTTACTTTCTCAGTTCAGTAGATGCATCTGCCATTGCAGCTGGCTGGGCACCATTTAGCTTGGGTTCACTGCTCTCTTCTACGAGGGTTGGCTCAATATTTCCATACTGCTCACTGCTGTTCCCATTGTGCTGTAGACTCTGGATGTCAAGCTTTGATAACAGCTTCTCTTGATGTTGATAAACTGAGCAACTAGGTGCTTCTTGGTAAGTGTCAGTATTGGCTTTCTCCTCATCCATAGTTCCCACACGAGCTGCATAATCCCTCTTAGTGGGTTAGATGTCATAGTAGGTTTCTATTAATACCATATTATCAATCCTTGTCCATGTATGTTCCAGTGGCCACCTCAACACCTAATGTGTACATAACTTAGATttgtatagcacctttcaagaaaccaaacaacacttcatttttttccatgCAGGTCTTTTATCTATAACGAAAAGGACCAAGAGTGTTGGACAACAGCAGCAAACTCTAAAACAGACAATGTCTTTCGCAGAAGCAGCACAGctttatatgaaaaaaatggTAATGATCCTCatttttctaataataataatactaacaCTAAAgcttctgttttcatgttgtccTTTCTGTCAGCTACAGTGACTAGTCTATTCTAgtttacatgttttttgtttccaatGCTTTTTGGTGACATTGTAGTTAATATTATAAACACAGCAGAGGACTGAAAGTTAAACACTGCtgtaatttaatttagtttCGTAAAACATCACAGAACTCAGATCAGATAAATTATGTACTATAAAAAATGTGTCATTAACATCAATAaatctatttttccttttctttttcttttcttttctagcATATCTTCTGGAGTGTGTAAATGGAATAGGAAGAGATTACAGAGGAACAAAGTCCAGAACAACAACAGGAAAGATCTGTCAAAGATGGGACTCAAGCTACCCACACAGGCcaaagtgtgtgtttgcatttgatTTTACATCATCATTTCATATCCTTCTATAGCTTTGTGAAATTTGTCCTTAATGTGTCTGCTGCAGTTTCATGCCGCAGAGCCACCCACAAGCAGATCTGGACTCCAACTTCTGCAGAAACCCTGATGGGGACAGCAATGGACCGTGGTGTTACACTACTGATACTAACACCCGCTGGGAGCACTGCAACGTACCCAGCTGCTCTGGTAAGATTCATaaatctctctgtgtttgttgtgttgtgttttgttttatttcgcCAATATACATGTCTAATTGTCCTCTAGCAGCCATTTCTCTTTCAATTATCGCCATTTggtttttaaagtatttaatgTAGCTAATATGTGAAATCTAGCCACTATACAATGTTCTGAAATACTGATATACGATATGGAAGAACAGTAATTATCATGCTATGATATTTCAGATAAATcagtgtttttccttcacagagGAATGTATGGTCTGCAATGGTGAGAATTACAGAGGAAAAATCTCCACCACTGAAAACGGCTTCACCTGCCAACGCTGGGACTCCCAGAAACCTCACAACCATGGCTACAATCCTAGCACGTAAGACAACATGAGCAAAATTTCAGTGAGCTTGTTGTGGACATTGAAAACATTTTCCAGAAGCTACGCTAAAGCTTAAATACTGCTGCTTATGCTTTGTTGAGTCTTCCACAAAAGTATCTGGAGGAGAACTACTGCAGAAACCCAGATGGAGATCCCCGACCATGGTGCTTCACCACCAGCCCATCCAAACGGTGGGACTTCTGCTCCATACCGCGCTGCAGTAAGTCCTCACGTTTAATGAGGATAAAAATTTCACAATATTGGAAAATTTAGTGCACCACTGATGTTTGTCGCCAGACCCCAGAGGTGCTCTATTGTATTGACATTTGATAGCTGTTGAGGCCATTTAAGTAGTCGACTCAATATCAGCTGTAAGAAACCAGTCTGTAATTATTTGAGCTTTGTAACAATGGTGTGTTATCTTGCTGGAACCAACCATGTTAAGAAGTGTACACTGTGATCATAGGGAGAGCGAcatgttcagaaaaaaaaaattctccagTTTGATCATTAGTTTGAACTTCAGTAGGTCACACTGACCATATCTGTATGCTTAAATGCGTtgtgttgctgccatgtgattggcaaATTATTTCTCTTAACAAGCAACATAATGCACTGCGTACTCTGTTGTATACCTAGGGGACTGCCTGTTTAACCCCATTTCCTGTACAGAACCAATGAAAACTGGCTCTATATTCATTTCATATTCGTTTCATTGATTTCAGAAAATCAATTTAAATACAAAattccaaaaaatattttaacagaaAAGTTCAAACATTTAATACGGGTTTCCTTTTTTGATGTCAACCTCAAATGCACCTGCAGTTTCTAGACAACAATgtaaacaaagcagtcagaaaTCCATGTTGAATGAATATTTCTGTTCAAAGCAGCATCACCCACTGCCAGAACCCACCAGCTTTAAAAGTACAAGTCAGTGGAAATATAACAGAAACAGAATTGAAATatgtaaaaacaataaatcttTTTTATAGCATCTTTCAGAATCGAGTTTAAAACATGCTTTTTACAGATAATAAAGAGAGTGCAGATGTTTGACATCTTTTTTTCTGACTTCTCTATACAATCCATCTTGTCTTCTTTTCTCAGCTACTGAACCTCCCACCATCATCCCAGAGGTGGACTGTGTCACCAATCAAGGTTTAGCATACCGAGGGACAATTGCTGTAACTGAGACTGGCAAAACGTGCCAGAGCTGGTCAGCTCAGACGCCACAAATACACAACCGAACTCCACAAAACTATCCCTGCAAGTAAGAGCTGAACCTGAAACCAGTGTCAGCCCTTAGTGATTTAATATGGTGAACAAAATATTAGTGGCACAGTTCAACTTTTTCATAGCTTTTAGATCTATTGTGGAACTTCATGATCCACATGATAAAGGAAAATGAGAGAGAGGAGGGCAGTAAGTGAATAAGGAAGCTCAGAGAAatagaaacaaagaaatgaaggCAGCTATGAAAGAGGATAAAGAGTGGAAAGGCATTTAGTCCAGATATCATACCTACTGAGTTATGGAGAGGCCTAGGGAGAGAGGGCAGCTTAGTTTTCAACCAGATTGTTTAACACAAACGATCGAGAGTAAAAGGTTGCCTGAGGAATGGAGAAGAAGTTTACTGGTACTAATTTTTAAGATCAAGGATGATGGGCAGAACTATAGCAGCTGCAGTGGCGTAAGGTTGATCAGCCATTTCATGAAGCTATGGGAAAGGGCTAGGTTAAGAAGAGAGTTGAGGATCAGTCAGCAGCAGTATGGCTTCATGCTGTGAAAGAGCACTGTGAATGGGATGTTGCTACAGAAACCATGCTGCTGAGAGAGGAACAGTCATCCTGTATATCAGATACTCAGCACTATCACcaaatttctgaaaaaatttaaaactggaacttaaaaattaatttttgtattatttccATTGTCAGTGTAAACAATCCACCATTGACAAACTGAGTTAGAATGGTTTGAACTGTGGAGTATGACCACTGTGCTtgtactaaaaagaaaaaaaaaagaagaatgtcTATTGTTGACTCTTACTcaatttttggttttggtttaagGACCCTGGTAAAAGTATCACATGAAATCTGAAAGACGATCAcgcatttttgtgtttttctgtgtttatctTTGTCAGAGGTCTAGACAATAACCACTGTCGCAACCCTGACAATGAAAGGAGGCCCTGGTGCTACACAACTGACCCTGACACTCGCTGGGAGTACTGCAATGTGACACGGTGTGGGAATGAAGCTGCACCAGGTATAATATTAGTCAACTTATTCCTTCTTTTAAAGTCAGCTTCATCTTCTCAAAATGTAGCCAGgaattttcttcctttctttaccTTTTGCTGCAGATGATCCAGTGATCCCCCCAGATGCAGAAGACTGCTATGAAGGGAATGGTTCCAATTATCGGGGCATAACATCAGAGACCATCAGCGGGAAAAAATGTCAGAGATGGAGCTCCATGACTCCTCACAGACATGACAAAACTCCAGAGGTCTTCCCAAATGCGTAAGgatcaaatacattttatacaCAGCAGAATTTTATACAGGCAGAAGAGCGTCCTGACATTTTTGAGAAACCTACTGCATAATGACAAAAAATTCCACAATTTGTATAGAGATTAATTATTATACTTTATTTGCAAAACAAGAGATAAGAGACAAAGCCTTAAAAACTGAATCCACACAAGTATTAACAAGTAATTACTGTAAGCAAAGATATTTACCATCTACAAGATGTAAAATGTTAATTATAACAGAATAAAATGGCCTACAGTTCTGAAAAACCcagattttattcacaatacaacacagaaaacataacaacagcatgtttacaTCTGGGAACTGGAGAGAGCAGTTGTTGGACTTTTGGGAGAGGAATGCTAAGGATTCTAGCTACTCAATAGCCCTGGGTCTTCTTTGGcaaatttttcatttcttgATGCACAAAATGTTGGTGAAATCCctcctttccagatgtgcaaggTGCCAATTCTATAGGCACTGATTTACCCCGGCACCATCAGAAATGCAGGGCTTTGAACTGAGTGCTGATAACAAGCCTGGAGGGCCCTTATCTGGCCTTGCCTTTTATAAACAGGGATTCTCCAGATTCTCTAAATATTTTGATGATGTTATGTACTATAGATGATGAAATATTGAAAGTCTTCACAATTTTACTCAAGGAATATTATTCTGAAGTTGTGCCACAATTTCTACCACTTGCTTTTCCGTGTTGCTCCTGATAGATTCGAAATGAGTTGTTGATATGTTTCACGAAATAgaaaaatgtctcagtttaaataTTCAGTGTGTTTTCTATGTGctattgtaaataaaatattgaattTATCTGGATTGGGATTCATTTTTACAAAtcattttgttctgtttataATTAATTTTATAACTTTTCTTTTCTAACTTTTTTCTTCAACTTACTTAAGAACCATAGACAAAACCATTCTGAACACCTACGGTGTTGTAGGTCAAAATATACTGATGACAAATACTCCCTAAAAAAGTTGCAGCTAGAAAGGCTACAAAGGCTAATATTTGTTCTAAGGATGATGTGACACTTGATTTGTTATATGATAAATGAGCCAGCAGAGATTTATAGTCCTCCTGAGGTTTGACTCCAAGAGAAAAAGTACCTTGTTTTGTGGGTCGATATCCTAATGTTCCAGATCTACCTTTCAACAGAGACCTCAGAAGAAATTGGTGCAGGAACCCTGATGGAGACCAAGCTCCTTGGTGTTACACTACAGACCCCACAGTTCGCTGGGAATACTGCAACTTGGAGAAATGCCCTACAAAACCTTCAGGAACCACTCGTCCTCAACCACAAGAGCCCTCCACTAACACCCAGACACCAGCAGAAAGAGgtaaatcaacttttttttaaatgtggatTTGCCAACATTTTGCTTGCTTGTCAGTTTGTTTGTcagttctttctcttttcctggttctctgctgctgttttagACTGCAAGGTTGGAAATGGAGAAACATACCGAGGTCCAACTTCTGTTACTGTGCTGGGTGTGACCTGCCAGGCGTGGAGCGCTCAGACTCCTCACGAACACAGCAGCTTCACTCCAGAGACTCACCCCAACAAAGGTCTGGAAGGCAATGTAAGTGTGTGGGTGTTGCTATATAAACACTTTGGGGAAAGGGCAGAACTCTAGCCATCTAACTCTCCCCATCTGTCCACTCTCAGAGCTGCAGAAACCCAGACGGTGATGTGAATGGACCATGGTGCTACACtacagacagaaacaaaaaatgggACTACTGCCAAATCTCCGACTGTGGTTTGTATATTCAGTATTcagtatattttatttgtatttacaaTAATACTTCATCACCATGACTCTACAGTAGCTCAGTCACAACTGCAGACTGCAGTAATAACTCTTGTCAACTCTTTAAGATTCAACAGAATTTCTTTTTGTCCTTCCAATTTTCCTGTGGCTGACAAGGGTGTTAAGACTTCTGTCTATTAATTAATTCCTCAAAACTTGAAGCTAACTTTGCCTTTTTTTGCTTCACTGGTCTTGTGACAATTCATGACAATAAATCATTACCTTGCAGCTGGACTGGAATGTGGAACGCCAGTTGTCAAACCAAAACGCTGTTTTGGTCGTATTGTCGGCGGCTGTGTATCGAAGCCTCACTCATGGCCCTGGCAAATCAGCCTCCGGACCATGTAAGGATATAACACCAAAgagttacatttttaaaatactcTGAATTTCCTGAGCAGATATGTAGAGTTATCCAgaaattttaattattttgataGAAAAATAtacacaagttttttttttgtttgcttgtttttttgtttagtttttttgtttttgctttttactgAGGTATTAGGACtgactaataataaaaatgaattattaaaattaagactaaaagtaatatatgcatgaactagtttttcaccatcactctgagacaagatatttctaattttagagatattgtgtAAATGCAGAAAGGCAGTCCTACGTGTTTGTTTAATGAGTgtgtcaaaaatgactccaagattctTCACAGTGTTACTGATGGACAAGGTAACACAATCTACATGAAATGTGGTGTCTAACCAAACATGGTGTACCTTGCATGATGAATACAATAACCTTAGATTTAGAAGCATTAAATTAGAGATGATTTATATCAGTTGTCTGataattttctttatttgtcagttcACTTTTTACCATTGTTGCCTCTTAATATCTGTATTTTTTGAAGCAAGCTGTTACATTTCATCTGTACATTTTGAACTAAATATCTGTTTTTCTACCAGTACGGGAATCCATTTTTGTGGAGGAACACTGATCCATCCTCAGTGGGTCCTGACTGCTACTCACTGCCTTGAGAGGTCAGAAGAGAGCCACCATTAACACCTAAAATCAAATTCTGCAATAACTCAAATCCTAAATAATTAGTGCCTATGTTTCTACATGTTATACAATATAGGTCAAGCCGCCCTTCATCCTATAAGGTACTCCTGGGTGTCCACACAGAACTCGCCAATGAGCCATCAAAGCAAGAGAGGAGACTTGAGAAAATAGTGAAGGAACCAGCTGGAGCAGACATTGCTTTGCTCAAACTAGAGAGGTCAGTATGGGTCTAATTATCCCTGATCAACTACAAATAGAAATGGTGTTAAATACTACAGCAATTGGAAAATTGGATCAGTCAAATTCATCCATAAATTTGGTCACTGGACACAACATTTATAACTGTAAGCATAACTGTACAAACAGAATAGTTCAAGATTATTTTATGATTAAATGTCATAATGTGACATGTGCAATATCTCAGTCTTTCCTtgttctgtgcaatatttttgtcTTAGTGGAATTACCATCCCCATCCTAAATGACCATAACCCCTCCACCCTTATTTAGTCATTATATTATATAACTGCCCTTGTATACAGCCCTACAATGcttctgtttcagtgtttctacacatacaccatgtatatagtttactcacacacacacacacacacacacacacacacacacacacacacacacacacacacacacatattaatacatatatattgctttttcttctttttgtattgttttctttacttttgcaACTTAGTGGACCTGCTACCCAATTTtgctgtgcaagaaactgcacaatgacaataaaagttcTAAGTTCTAAGTTCTATAATCGCCGTGACAtaagcaccaaatcacagaaATTCCATTAATGTGGTTCATATTGTAATGTAAAAAACCTataacaatacagagaaaaccctgaCAGCAGTGGTGGAGcgcggggggtgggggggtgggggggggtggggaggtggggggggggggggggggcttactgggcttaagcccgggttgttttttcagaagcccagggtcttttggagtgtaattttttcatagttagaagcctgactgacaactgtataaaacaaaaactacacacaatattcaaaGCACTgcgggaatttacgactgtgcgtaaatcccccctaatattggtatgatccgagctcagacactaagcgactgagcgagggggGAGCTGCTGCCTGTGAGTTTGCTGTTGGAGAAGcgcagccaggcagacagaggagaactgaagtttgaccaggtaccaaagcaaatcattcataCTGTacaaatgatgtaaatatgacggtgtatcacgaaagattgatatcaaactgatcacttgacccatattacattacttgctcttcaagtgaatcaacaaatggcgaaatgaaaagccgaacaacaatgctgtttctttagagagtcttagcttacatgtgtgtttatttcatattttcagttgttaccctccacggctaaataaatcggtttcagtaatgtactgatatacaagaatggacataaggggcttctttcaaagaaaaaactagtagatgttattttatatattatgctttgtgtgttgttcagtatattcttatgcaaaacaagaggaatttcaatacacagcagtatattcacagtttaaaccagatatttacatacactttatggaaaacacaagaacattttttattgtacaacatcaatttagagtaaacttgttttgttttagataaataaatattgaaatatcttttgaattagttaaatgccagaataaagagagacagagctgtctattttttatcactttcatcaaatttaggagtacatatacactaagtttattgttaattaataagaaaactccagacgattccattctgagctgaagaagcttctgataggttagtagagtccatgtgagtaaattggtggcacacctgtggatgcatataaggcaaaacacagaaagtgtttctttgacatgggaaaatcaagagatatcaaccaaaacaccaggaaaagaattgtggacctccataagtgtggctcaattttgaat
The genomic region above belongs to Pelmatolapia mariae isolate MD_Pm_ZW linkage group LG15, Pm_UMD_F_2, whole genome shotgun sequence and contains:
- the plg gene encoding plasminogen, with the translated sequence MGLYIAAFLLGALISTVGGNDVEGYSKTEGAWIISLNKRTYSVNTVADCATKCNTETSFTCKSFIYNEKDQECWTTAANSKTDNVFRRSSTALYEKNAYLLECVNGIGRDYRGTKSRTTTGKICQRWDSSYPHRPNFMPQSHPQADLDSNFCRNPDGDSNGPWCYTTDTNTRWEHCNVPSCSEECMVCNGENYRGKISTTENGFTCQRWDSQKPHNHGYNPSTLPQKYLEENYCRNPDGDPRPWCFTTSPSKRWDFCSIPRCTTEPPTIIPEVDCVTNQGLAYRGTIAVTETGKTCQSWSAQTPQIHNRTPQNYPCKGLDNNHCRNPDNERRPWCYTTDPDTRWEYCNVTRCGNEAAPDDPVIPPDAEDCYEGNGSNYRGITSETISGKKCQRWSSMTPHRHDKTPEVFPNADLRRNWCRNPDGDQAPWCYTTDPTVRWEYCNLEKCPTKPSGTTRPQPQEPSTNTQTPAERDCKVGNGETYRGPTSVTVLGVTCQAWSAQTPHEHSSFTPETHPNKGLEGNSCRNPDGDVNGPWCYTTDRNKKWDYCQISDCAGLECGTPVVKPKRCFGRIVGGCVSKPHSWPWQISLRTITGIHFCGGTLIHPQWVLTATHCLERSSRPSSYKVLLGVHTELANEPSKQERRLEKIVKEPAGADIALLKLERPVLINDKVQPACLPEKDYIVPSGTECYVTGWGETQGTGGDGTLKEAGFPVIENRVCNRPAYLNGRVKDHEMCAGNIEGGTDSCQGDSGGPLVCYAQNRFVLQGVTSWGLGCANAMKPGVYARVSKFVDWIDRTIKTN